In Gammaproteobacteria bacterium, a genomic segment contains:
- a CDS encoding energy transducer TonB — MGNLDTASHRLPVLVLASTLIHVVLLAAGPSRPLVAGHHTLQPDIAATLEAVRQRSTRAAGESKPNPVPETVDNTLADNSMTSGHAAADLTDQSPNTETSYQAAASAVQAGIGKQLNRYFHYPALARRRGWEGLVLLDFIIDDEGQLNDIRIRKSSGYELLDSAAMDALSKVQVHPVPARTLLAAINLERLSVPVIYKLVNR, encoded by the coding sequence GTGGGCAACCTGGATACAGCATCACATCGACTGCCAGTCCTGGTACTGGCATCGACGCTGATCCACGTTGTCCTGCTTGCCGCCGGCCCGAGCCGACCGCTCGTAGCCGGACACCACACATTGCAGCCGGACATTGCCGCCACCCTGGAAGCAGTCCGTCAGCGCAGCACGCGCGCAGCAGGTGAATCAAAACCCAATCCGGTCCCGGAAACTGTCGACAACACCCTGGCAGACAACAGCATGACATCCGGTCACGCTGCTGCCGACTTGACCGACCAGTCCCCCAATACTGAAACCAGCTACCAGGCAGCGGCGAGTGCCGTCCAGGCTGGCATTGGCAAACAACTTAACCGGTATTTCCACTACCCGGCGCTGGCCAGGCGGCGCGGCTGGGAAGGCCTGGTGCTTTTGGATTTCATTATTGATGATGAAGGTCAGCTTAATGATATACGGATCAGGAAAAGCTCGGGTTATGAACTGCTTGATAGTGCAGCCATGGATGCACTAAGCAAGGTCCAGGTGCATCCGGTTCCTGCCCGGACATTGCTTGCCGCAATCAACCTGGAGCGGTTATCAGTACCGGTCATTTACAAATTGGTGAACCGCTAA
- a CDS encoding ABC transporter substrate-binding protein, which produces MGSPSILRLLILLLCTATTDLVIASNAANPDQCRRIISQSPYITKTLQWLNLGKCIVGVSRFDELDLPHTGGILDPDVDAIAALDPDIMLTSNWTPEQNWQPVTPGRTVALRLDGFASMQQVEDNLHLIAQAAGNPELTARAKTFALLWRRKAAQVQGNNKRVLLLSACSGTPYSFGRERWLTELFKEAGFVPVETAEKLRHIRKGEEVEHLNELIHLLEPELIFVFERKHNSQCAAIPPSTGIRIINLDGELFLHPAPVLLKGIDELVARKATWSQ; this is translated from the coding sequence ATGGGTAGCCCATCCATCTTGCGACTGCTTATCCTGCTGTTATGCACGGCCACCACTGACCTGGTCATCGCCAGCAACGCGGCGAACCCTGATCAATGTCGACGTATTATCAGCCAGTCCCCTTACATTACCAAAACACTCCAATGGCTGAATCTTGGCAAGTGTATTGTCGGCGTAAGCCGATTTGATGAACTGGATTTGCCCCATACCGGTGGAATACTCGATCCTGATGTAGATGCCATTGCCGCACTGGATCCCGACATTATGCTGACATCCAACTGGACGCCGGAACAAAACTGGCAACCGGTTACTCCCGGCCGGACCGTAGCTCTGCGACTGGACGGTTTTGCCAGCATGCAGCAAGTAGAAGACAATCTTCATCTGATCGCGCAAGCCGCAGGTAATCCGGAATTGACGGCCCGGGCAAAGACATTCGCCTTGCTCTGGCGACGCAAGGCGGCGCAGGTGCAGGGCAACAACAAGCGTGTCTTGCTACTGTCGGCTTGCAGCGGTACGCCCTACTCTTTTGGACGCGAGCGCTGGCTGACCGAGCTGTTCAAAGAGGCGGGCTTCGTACCGGTTGAGACAGCGGAAAAGCTGCGCCATATTCGTAAAGGCGAGGAAGTCGAGCACCTTAACGAATTGATTCACCTGCTTGAACCCGAGCTGATTTTTGTATTTGAACGCAAACACAACAGTCAATGTGCCGCCATACCGCCGTCAACCGGTATACGTATTATCAACCTGGACGGTGAATTGTTTCTGCATCCGGCACCGGTACTGCTGAAAGGCATTGATGAACTGGTAGCACGCAAGGCAACATGGAGCCAATGA